In Vigna unguiculata cultivar IT97K-499-35 chromosome 3, ASM411807v1, whole genome shotgun sequence, a single genomic region encodes these proteins:
- the LOC114179228 gene encoding beta-amylase 3, chloroplastic-like, translating into MAILSQSTASFSPSFVSTRSDFTRLTRFPCRVTFRRGLAVSSCFNSSKSPGAGGFLSPDNGGEVSYELHHDFSPQRRRSGSPVFVTLPVNSVSREGGRVLRPKAMMFSLKALASAGVEGVVVEIWWGLVEKNKPRVYYWRGYEELVAMACKCGLKVRAVLAFHQHGAGPDDPNWIPLPLWVLDEIKKDVELAYCDRFGRRNIEYISLGCDILPVLCGRSPIQVYADFMRNFRDTFRSLLGVIITGVQIGMGPGGELRYPSFSPQEPNLAWSQELGEFQCYDKYMLASLNASARNIGMREWGNGGPFGAGSLMQNLEHTDFFKNDGGSWDTPYGKFFLEWYSGMLLLHGERICREAETIFRGTEVHISAKLAVIHWHYVTQSHPSELTAGYYNTFNRDGYLSIARMFSKYGFSMCCSCFEMQDAVMQKINPDGSPEGFLRQLLLAARLCDLALEGQNFSTNLDDGAFTQVLKMSKFYSNGIEKRPFSFNFVRMDKRLFESRNWDRFTRFVRQMSNGNIFRARLYSVGDTRFKTAPVMPEARLLYHLYQYS; encoded by the exons ATGGCCATCCTCTCTCAATCCACTGCCAGTTTTTCACCTTCCTTCGTCTCCACTCGCTCCGATTTCACTCGCCTCACTCGCTTCCCCTGCCGCGTCACCTTCCGCCGCGGCCTCGCCGTCTCCTCCTGCTTCAACTCCTCCAAGTCCCCTGGCGCCGGGGGGTTCCTCTCGCCGGACAACGGCGGCGAAGTCTCATACGAGCTGCACCACGACTTCTCGCCGCAACGCCGCCGAAGTGGCTCGCCGGTGTTCGTTACGCTGCCGGTGAATTCCGTCAGCCGGGAGGGCGGCCGAGTCTTGAGGCCCAAGGCGATGATGTTCTCGCTCAAGGCGCTCGCCTCGGCCGGCGTCGAAGGTGTCGTTGTCGAGATTTGGTGGGGCTTGGTTGAGAAGAACAAACCTAGGGTTTACTACTGGAGAGGGTACGAGGAACTTGTTGCGATGGCATGCAAGTGCGGCCTCAAAGTTCGAGCGGTTCTCGCGTTTCATCAGCATGGCGCGGGACCTGATGATCCCAATTG GATACCGCTTCCTCTATGGGTGCTTGATGAGATAAAGAAAGATGTCGAGTTAGCATATTGTGACCGGTTTGGAAGAAGAAATATCGAATATATTTCCCTTGGATGTGATATTCTTCCTGTGCTGTGTGGGCGTTCTCCTATTCAAGTGTATGCTGATTTTATGAGGAATTTTAGGGACACTTTCAGGTCTTTGCTTGGTGTTATAATTACA GGTGTACAGATTGGCATGGGTCCTGGTGGTGAACTAAGATATCCTTCCTTCTCTCCACAAGAGCCGAATTTGGCATGGTCTCAAGAACTTGGAGAATTTCAATGCTATGATAAG TATATGCTTGCTTCTCTGAATGCCTCTGCAAGAAATATTGGAATGCGTGAATGGGGAAATGGTGGCCCATTTGGTGCTGGAAGTTTGATGCAAAATCTTGAGCATActgattttttcaaaaatgatgGTGGTTCTTGGGACACACCATATGGTAAATTTTTCCTTGAATGGTACTCAGGTATGTTGCTGCTGCATGGGGAAAGGATTTGTAGGGAAGCTGAAACTATATTTAGGGGTACAGAGGTCCATATATCAGCAAAATTGGCTGTCATTCACTGGCACTATGTCACACAATCCCATCCATCAGAGTTAACTGCTGGCTATTATAATACTTTTAACCGGGATGGATACTTATCCATTGCTCGCATGTTTAGTAAGTATGGATTCTCAATGTGCTGCTCCTGTTTTGAAATGCAAGATGCAGTAATGCAGAAGATCAATCCAGATGGTAGCCCTGAAGGTTTTCTTAGACAGCTTTTGTTGGCTGCTAGACTCTGTGACCTAGCACTTGAAGGTCAAAATTTTTCAACTAATTTGGATGATGGTGCATTTACCCAGGTGCTGAAGATGTCAAAATTTTACTCGAATGGGATAGAGAAGCGGCCTTTCTCGTTCAACTTTGTAAGAATGGATAAAAGATTGTTTGAATCCCGAAATTGGGATCGGTTTACTCGTTTTGTAAGACAAATGTCTAATGGAAATATTTTTCGAGCCAGATTATATTCTGTTGGTGACACACGGTTTAAGACCGCACCAGTGATGCCAGAGGCGAGATTGTTGTACCACCTATATCAGTACTCTTGA
- the LOC114177589 gene encoding protein KINESIN LIGHT CHAIN-RELATED 1, giving the protein MPGLVSVKTPPEAQPLRISVPNTPTQRSETNNVNSKTPSPLPKKPPSPSPSRSSKKKTPETPPNPVLSDASLDNPDLGPFLLKLARDTIASGDGPAKALDFAVRASKSFERCAVEGEPSLDLAMSLHVLAAIYCSLARFEEAVPVLERAIQVPDVARGADHALAAFSGYMQLGDTFSMLGQVDRSISCYDQGLQIQIQALGETDPRVGETCRYLAEANVQAMQFDKAEELCKKTLEIHRVHSEPASLEEAADRRLMALICEAKGDYEAALEHLVLASMAMIANGQDNEVASIDVSIGNIYMSLCRFDEAIFSYQKALTVFKSAKGENHPSVASVFVRLADLYHRTGKLRESKSYCENALRIYSKPVPGTTAEEIAGGLTEVSAVFESVDEPEEALKLLTRAMKLLEDKPGQQSTIAGIEARMGVMYYMIGRYEDSRNSFESAVAKLRASGERKSAFFGVVLNQMGLACVQLFKIDEAAELFEEARGILEQECGPCHQDTLGVYSNLAATYDAMGRVGDAIEILEYVLKLREEKLGIANPDFEDEKRRLAELLKEAGKTRDRKAKSLENLIDPGSKRTKKEGTKRWPGLGFRI; this is encoded by the exons ATGCCGGGTCTTGTTTCGGTAAAAACCCCACCCGAAGCTCAACCGCTCCGAATATCCGTACCAAACACACCCACGCAGAGATCCGAAACGAACAACGTCAACAGCAAAACGCCTTCTCCACTTCCCAAAAAACCACCCTCGCCGTCACCTTCTCGCTCCTCCAAGAAGAAAACTCCCGAAACCCCTCCCAACCCGGTTCTCTCCGATGCCTCTCTCGACAACCCCGATCTCGGCCCGTTTCTACTTAAACTGGCGCGCGATACCATCGCCTCCGGCGATGGGCCCGCCAAGGCCCTTGACTTCGCCGTGCGGGCCTCCAAGTCCTTCGAGCGTTGCGCCGTCGAGGGCGAGCCCAGCCTCGACCTCGCCATGAGCCTCCACGTGCTTGCTGCTATCTACTGCAGCCTCGCCCGCTTCGAGGAAGCCGTCCCCGTCCTCGAACGCGCCATACAGGTCCCCGACGTTGCGCGTGGAGCTGATCACGCCCTCGCCGCTTTCTCCGGCTATATGCAGCTCGGCGACACCTTCTCCATGCTCGGCCAGGTCGACCGATCCATCTCCTGCTACGACCAGGGCCTCCAGATCCAGATCCAAGCCCTGGGCGAAACGGATCCTCGCGTCGGTGAAACTTGCCG ATACTTGGCGGAGGCGAATGTGCAAGCGATGCAGTTCGACAAGGCGGAGGAGCTGTGTAAGAAGACTCTGGAGATTCATCGCGTGCATAGTGAACCGGCTTCACTCGAGGAAGCTGCTGATAGGAGGCTTATGGCACTGATTTGCGAGGCGAAGGGAGACTATGAAGCGGCATTGGAGCATCTTGTGCTTGCTAGCATGGCTATGATTGCAAATGGTCAGGATAATGAGGTGGCGTCGATTGATGTTAGCATTGGGAACATTTACATGTCACTTTGTCGTTTTGATGAGGCGATTTTCTCGTATCAGAAGGCGCTTACTGTGTTTAAATCTGCCAAGGGTGAGAACCACCCTTCCGTTGCTTCTGTTTTTGTACGGCTGGCTGATTTGTACCACCGGACTGGGAAGCTTCGTGAGTCGAAATCGTACTGTGAGAATGCACTCAGGATTTACTCAAAGCCGGTGCCGGGTACCACTGCAGAGGAGATTGCAGGTGGCTTGACAGAGGTTTCAGCGGTTTTTGAATCTGTGGATGAGCCAGAGGAGGCGCTGAAGCTGTTAACCCGGGCCATGAAGTTGTTGGAGGATAAGCCAGGGCAGCAGAGCACTATTGCAGGGATTGAGGCACGGATGGGAGTGATGTATTACATGATTGGTAGGTATGAAGACTCAAGGAACTCATTTGAGAGTGCTGTTGCTAAACTCAGGGCCAGTGGGGAGCGGAAGAGTGCCTTCTTTGGAGTTGTTCTGAACCAGATGGGGTTGGCGTGTGTTCAACTTTTCAAGATAGATGAGGCTGCTGAATTGTTTGAAGAAGCTAGGGGAATTCTTGAACAGGAGTGTGGTCCGTGTCATCAAGATACTCTTGGAGTGTACAGCAATCTTGCAGCTACATATGATGCTATGGGAAG AGTGGGAGATGCGATTGAGATCTTAGAATATGTGCTTAAGTTGAGGGAGGAGAAGCTTGGAATAGCAAATCCTGATTTTGAAGATGAGAAGCGTCGTCTGGCTGAGCTTCTGAAAGAAGCAGGCAAGACACGGGACAGAAAAGCAAAATCTCTGGAAAACCTGATTGATCCTGGTTCAAAGAGGACAAAGAAGGAGGGAACAAAGAGGTGGCCTGGTTTGGGGTTTAGaatttaa